One segment of Mangifera indica cultivar Alphonso unplaced genomic scaffold, CATAS_Mindica_2.1 Un_0002, whole genome shotgun sequence DNA contains the following:
- the LOC123205138 gene encoding probable disease resistance protein At4g27220 isoform X1 gives MVDVAGSIGSVVSPVLQVAEWLAAPIWRQFKYLFNNKSNFDNLQEEIDKLKNTRDEVQHKVTAAEKNVEEIKQNVKDWQKDVEKTVTEAEQLIQAKANNSRCFKGLCPNFITSYKQSKKAFKLKQDDIDPLLRQEKELGPVSYPTNPPEIWLRSSEDYLAFESRNSTVKDVWNALNDENVFMIGVYGMGGLGKTTLVQELGRKAKEEKLFEEIVFVEVSESPDVKKIQTTIAEKLGVEFKKESEMANKIYSRMKDKNILLILDNIWEPLEFEKMIGIPCGVDRGRNKLLFTTRNLDVLERMGSTNNFRMGILNEEEAWTLFTKMTGNIIQTRELHSQAKDVCKECKGLPIVICTMAKALKNKSHPSYWKCALQELRAPSPRKYTRYLEEDYAKIALSYKYLRDDELKKTFLISSLMKNNTSISDLFRHVVCLDVFDGANLTMEEARDRLDILVCDLKDACLLLDGFKSGQFAMHDVVRAVAITIAYMDHHVFTVRNDVERDWKDRDKLKKCTMISLPSENTIISQLWPNDLDCPNLEYFYMGDSSFKIHVKIPEDFFMVMPNLRVLNLERLWQSSLPSSIDLLTNLQTLCLDSSKVEDFAIIGKLKTLKVLSLQRSNIKEFPAELGQLTQLRLLDLNYCRRLEVIAPNVISQLSKLEEFYIKGCPIKWKDGVLKELKLLSNLTNLELDIEVNNVLPKDFVSKKLRRYKITIRGKGYGDPINKYSRIFAFACNSTISQEELGGINDVEVLHIVKSSDDEEDLDEKQMLPLFKGKVIFTNLMALKLTNISFGKIWESQLSISSYQNLTQLILKRCDKMKYVFPFFIVKSLQQLKYLMIKKCKVLEKIVEEEEGAEVVDSIFPQLMKLELRFLPKLTVFYLGVEALELPMLNTLKISYCPNFTSTYQSFQDNNEEGEVQVSGSKSICLEHKINSDLKVFHFKDGVVSITWESQSKTLETSVRNLSVKLLQNFNNLKVLKVCRSLSKEIKSLFDLPYLEVLDIDSCYRMISLPTFSTYFLPLKVLKLSYCHGLIKRLITPSMAKSLVHLREMSIYRCNLLTEVVEDEADVTTTNIGFHSLEKLSLKKLDSLTCFCSGNYSFNFPSLRVLVIKGCLNMKTFCLGFLSTPRLHNVNYENELVEIGENDLNTSVQQSHKKRIPQSYGRKVRNHMVNELFTTAIIATKTSRGGSA, from the exons atggttgatgttgCCGGGAGTATCGGAAGTGTGGTGAGTCCTGTCCTTCAAGTTGCCGAGTGGTTGGCTGCTCCGATTTGGCGTCAATTTAAGTACTTGTTCAACAACAAGAGCAACTTTGACAATCTCCAAGAAGAAATTGACAAGCTGAAGAATACAAGAGACGAAGTTCAGCATAAGGTTACTGCTGCTGAGAAAAATGTGGAAGAGATCAAACAGAATGTTAAGGACTGGCAGAAAGATGTGGAGAAGACCGTTACTGAAGCAGAGCAGTTGATTCAAGCGAAAGCAAACAACTCTCGATGTTTCAAGGGATTGTGCCCCAACTTCATCACCAGCTACAAACAAAGCAAGAAAGCATTCAAATTAAAGCAGGATGATATCGATCCACTACTCCGGCAAGAAAAGGAATTGGGTCCTGTTTCCTATCCCACTAATCCACCGGAGATCTGGCTTAGATCTAGTGAAGATTATTTGGcttttgaatcaagaaactcCACTGTGAAGGATGTATGGAATGCtttaaatgatgagaatgtcTTCATGATTGGTGTTTATGGGATGGGTGGTCTTGGGAAGACCACGCTTGTGCAGGAACTTGGTAGGAAAGCCAAGGAGGAAAAGCTCTTTGAGGAGATTGTTTTTGTGGAg GTTTCAGAATCTCCTGATGTAAAGAAGATTCAGACAACAATTGCAGAGAAATTGGGTGTGgaattcaaaaaagaaagtgaaatgGCAAATAAGATATATTCAAGAATGAAGGACAAGAATATTCTTCTAATTCTAGATAACATTTGGGAACCGCTAGAATTTGAAAAGATGATAGGAATTCCTTGCGGAGTTGATCGTGGAAGAAATAAACTTTTGTTCACAACAAGAAACTTAGATGTGTTGGAGAGGATGGGTTCCACAAATAATTTCAGGATGGGCattttaaatgaagaagaagcttgGACCCTATTCACTAAAATGACAG gaaatattattcaaacacgTGAATTGCATTCTCAAGCAAAAGATGTATGCAAGGAATGCAAAGGATTACCTATTGTAATTTGTACAATGGCTAAAGCATTAAAAAACAAGAGTCATCCATCTTATTGGAAGTGTGCATTGCAAGAATTGAGAGCACCTTCTCCAAGAAAGTATACAAGATACCTAGAAGAGGATTACGCAAAGATCGCCTTAAGTTACAAGTATTTAAGAGATGATGAACTTAAGAAAACGTTTTTAATTTCTAgtctaatgaaaaataatacttCCATTTCAGACTTGTTCAGACATGTTGTGTGTCTGGATGTATTTGATGGAGCTAATTTGACAATGGAAGAAGCACGAGATAGACTAGATATATTGGTTTGTGACCTCAAAGATGCTTGTTTATTGCTTGACGGGTTCAAAAGCGGCCAATTTGCTATGCATGATGTTGTTCGTGCTGTCGCCATAACAATTGCATATATGGATCACCATGTGTTTACAGTAAGAAATGACGTTGAACGAGATTGGAAGGATAGAGATAAACTGAAGAAATGCACAATGATCTCTTTACCTagtgaaaatactattataagTCAACTTTGGCCTAATGATTTGGATTGTCCAAATCTTGAATATTTCTATATGGGGGACTCTTCTTTCAAAATCCATGTGAAAATCCCAGAGGACTTTTTCATGGTGATGCCAAACCTTCGAGTATTGAATTTGGAAAGGCTATGGCAATCATCATTGCCATCATCAATTGATCTTTTGACAAACCTTCAAACATTGTGTTTAGATAGTAGCAAAGTTGAAGATTTTGCTATTATTGGAAAGCTAAAGACATTAAAAGTTCTTAGCTTGCAAAGATCAAATATTAAGGAGTTTCCTGCAGAATTGGGTCAATTGACTCAATTAAGGttgttagatttaaattattgtAGGAGATTGGAAGTAATTGCTCCAAATGTGATATCACAATTATCCAAATTAgaagaattttatataaaggGATGCCCTATTAAATGGAAGGATGGCGTACTCAAGGAATTGAAGCTCTTGTCCAACCTCACCAATTTAGAATTGGATATTGAAGTTAACAATGTGTTGCCTAAAGATTTTGTTTCCAAAAAGCTTAGAAGGTACAAAATAACAATACGAGGTAAGGGTTATGGAGatccaataaataaatactcaaGGATTTTCGCGTTTGCCTGTAACTCTACCATCTCCCAAGAAGAATTAGGTGGAATCAATGATGTTGAAGTCTTACACATAGTTAAATCTTCAGATGACGAGGAGGATCTTGATGAAAAGCAAATGCTGCCATTATTTAAGGGGAAG GTTATTTTCACCAATTTGATGGCCTTGAAATTGACCAATATTAGTTTTGGAAAGATTTGGGAGAGTCaactttcaatttcttcttatcaaaatttgacacagtTGATTTTGAAGAGATGTGATAAAATGAAATATGTGTTTCCATTTTTTATAGTCAAAAGCCTCCAACAGCTCAAATACCTTATGATAAAGAAGTGTAAGGTTTTAGAGaagattgttgaagaagaagaaggagcagAAGTGGTTGATTCTATCTTTCCACAGTTAATGAAATTGGAGCTTAGGTTTTTACCAAAACTTACTGTTTTCTATTTAGGAGTAGAAGCTTTGGAATTGCCAATGTTGAATACGTTGAAGATATCATATTGTCCAAACTTCACTTCAACATATCAAAGCTTCCAAGATAATAATGAGGAAGGTGAAGTTCAAGTTTCTGGTTCAAAATCCATTTGCTTGGAGCATAAg ATCAATTCTGATTTGAAGGTATTTCATTTTAAGGATGGTGTGGTATCTATTACTTGGGAGAGTCAATCTAAAACTCTTGAAACCTCCGTCAGAAATCTTTCAGTGAAActacttcaaaattttaacaatttgaaaGTGCTCAAAGTATGTCGCAGCCTatctaaagaaattaaaagccTATTTGATCTTCCATATCTTGAAGTTCTAGATATAGATAGTTGTTACAGAATGATAAGTCTACCGACATTCTCGACTTATTTTCTACCTCTTAAAGTTTTGAAGTTAAGTTATTGTCACGGGTTGATAAAGAGGTTAATAACACCTTCAATGGCTAAAAGCTTGGTGCATTTGAGAGAAATGAGCATATACAGGTGTAATTTGCTAACTGAAGTAGTAGAAGATGAGGCTGATGTAACAACAACTAACATTGGTTTTCACAGTTTGGAGAAGTTGTCACTTAAAAAATTAGACAGTCTTACATGCTTTTGTTCTGGGAATTACTCTTTCAATTTTCCATCTTTGAGAGTGTTAGTTATAAAAGGATGCCTCAATATGAAGACTTTCTGTCTAGGATTCTTAAGCACTCCAAGGTTACACAATGTCAATTATGAGAATGAGCTAGTAGAGATTGGGGAAAATGACTTGAATACAAGTGTACAACAATCACACAAAAAAAGG
- the LOC123205138 gene encoding probable disease resistance protein At4g27220 isoform X2, with the protein MVDVAGSIGSVVSPVLQVAEWLAAPIWRQFKYLFNNKSNFDNLQEEIDKLKNTRDEVQHKVTAAEKNVEEIKQNVKDWQKDVEKTVTEAEQLIQAKANNSRCFKGLCPNFITSYKQSKKAFKLKQDDIDPLLRQEKELGPVSYPTNPPEIWLRSSEDYLAFESRNSTVKDVWNALNDENVFMIGVYGMGGLGKTTLVQELGRKAKEEKLFEEIVFVEVSESPDVKKIQTTIAEKLGVEFKKESEMANKIYSRMKDKNILLILDNIWEPLEFEKMIGIPCGVDRGRNKLLFTTRNLDVLERMGSTNNFRMGILNEEEAWTLFTKMTGNIIQTRELHSQAKDVCKECKGLPIVICTMAKALKNKSHPSYWKCALQELRAPSPRKYTRYLEEDYAKIALSYKYLRDDELKKTFLISSLMKNNTSISDLFRHVVCLDVFDGANLTMEEARDRLDILVCDLKDACLLLDGFKSGQFAMHDVVRAVAITIAYMDHHVFTVRNDVERDWKDRDKLKKCTMISLPSENTIISQLWPNDLDCPNLEYFYMGDSSFKIHVKIPEDFFMVMPNLRVLNLERLWQSSLPSSIDLLTNLQTLCLDSSKVEDFAIIGKLKTLKVLSLQRSNIKEFPAELGQLTQLRLLDLNYCRRLEVIAPNVISQLSKLEEFYIKGCPIKWKDGVLKELKLLSNLTNLELDIEVNNVLPKDFVSKKLRRYKITIRGKGYGDPINKYSRIFAFACNSTISQEELGGINDVEVLHIVKSSDDEEDLDEKQMLPLFKGKVIFTNLMALKLTNISFGKIWESQLSISSYQNLTQLILKRCDKMKYVFPFFIVKSLQQLKYLMIKKCKVLEKIVEEEEGAEVVDSIFPQLMKLELRFLPKLTVFYLGVEALELPMLNTLKISYCPNFTSTYQSFQDNNEEGEVQVSGSKSICLEHKINSDLKVFHFKDGVVSITWESQSKTLETSVRNLSVKLLQNFNNLKVLKVCRSLSKEIKSLFDLPYLEVLDIDSCYRMISLPTFSTYFLPLKVLKLSYCHGLIKRLITPSMAKSLVHLREMSIYRCNLLTEVVEDEADVTTTNIGFHSLEKLSLKKLDSLTCFCSGNYSFNFPSLRVLVIKGCLNMKTFCLGFLSTPRLHNVNYENELVEIGENDLNTSVQQSHKKRVNSDLSKLSLSGRDIMSIW; encoded by the exons atggttgatgttgCCGGGAGTATCGGAAGTGTGGTGAGTCCTGTCCTTCAAGTTGCCGAGTGGTTGGCTGCTCCGATTTGGCGTCAATTTAAGTACTTGTTCAACAACAAGAGCAACTTTGACAATCTCCAAGAAGAAATTGACAAGCTGAAGAATACAAGAGACGAAGTTCAGCATAAGGTTACTGCTGCTGAGAAAAATGTGGAAGAGATCAAACAGAATGTTAAGGACTGGCAGAAAGATGTGGAGAAGACCGTTACTGAAGCAGAGCAGTTGATTCAAGCGAAAGCAAACAACTCTCGATGTTTCAAGGGATTGTGCCCCAACTTCATCACCAGCTACAAACAAAGCAAGAAAGCATTCAAATTAAAGCAGGATGATATCGATCCACTACTCCGGCAAGAAAAGGAATTGGGTCCTGTTTCCTATCCCACTAATCCACCGGAGATCTGGCTTAGATCTAGTGAAGATTATTTGGcttttgaatcaagaaactcCACTGTGAAGGATGTATGGAATGCtttaaatgatgagaatgtcTTCATGATTGGTGTTTATGGGATGGGTGGTCTTGGGAAGACCACGCTTGTGCAGGAACTTGGTAGGAAAGCCAAGGAGGAAAAGCTCTTTGAGGAGATTGTTTTTGTGGAg GTTTCAGAATCTCCTGATGTAAAGAAGATTCAGACAACAATTGCAGAGAAATTGGGTGTGgaattcaaaaaagaaagtgaaatgGCAAATAAGATATATTCAAGAATGAAGGACAAGAATATTCTTCTAATTCTAGATAACATTTGGGAACCGCTAGAATTTGAAAAGATGATAGGAATTCCTTGCGGAGTTGATCGTGGAAGAAATAAACTTTTGTTCACAACAAGAAACTTAGATGTGTTGGAGAGGATGGGTTCCACAAATAATTTCAGGATGGGCattttaaatgaagaagaagcttgGACCCTATTCACTAAAATGACAG gaaatattattcaaacacgTGAATTGCATTCTCAAGCAAAAGATGTATGCAAGGAATGCAAAGGATTACCTATTGTAATTTGTACAATGGCTAAAGCATTAAAAAACAAGAGTCATCCATCTTATTGGAAGTGTGCATTGCAAGAATTGAGAGCACCTTCTCCAAGAAAGTATACAAGATACCTAGAAGAGGATTACGCAAAGATCGCCTTAAGTTACAAGTATTTAAGAGATGATGAACTTAAGAAAACGTTTTTAATTTCTAgtctaatgaaaaataatacttCCATTTCAGACTTGTTCAGACATGTTGTGTGTCTGGATGTATTTGATGGAGCTAATTTGACAATGGAAGAAGCACGAGATAGACTAGATATATTGGTTTGTGACCTCAAAGATGCTTGTTTATTGCTTGACGGGTTCAAAAGCGGCCAATTTGCTATGCATGATGTTGTTCGTGCTGTCGCCATAACAATTGCATATATGGATCACCATGTGTTTACAGTAAGAAATGACGTTGAACGAGATTGGAAGGATAGAGATAAACTGAAGAAATGCACAATGATCTCTTTACCTagtgaaaatactattataagTCAACTTTGGCCTAATGATTTGGATTGTCCAAATCTTGAATATTTCTATATGGGGGACTCTTCTTTCAAAATCCATGTGAAAATCCCAGAGGACTTTTTCATGGTGATGCCAAACCTTCGAGTATTGAATTTGGAAAGGCTATGGCAATCATCATTGCCATCATCAATTGATCTTTTGACAAACCTTCAAACATTGTGTTTAGATAGTAGCAAAGTTGAAGATTTTGCTATTATTGGAAAGCTAAAGACATTAAAAGTTCTTAGCTTGCAAAGATCAAATATTAAGGAGTTTCCTGCAGAATTGGGTCAATTGACTCAATTAAGGttgttagatttaaattattgtAGGAGATTGGAAGTAATTGCTCCAAATGTGATATCACAATTATCCAAATTAgaagaattttatataaaggGATGCCCTATTAAATGGAAGGATGGCGTACTCAAGGAATTGAAGCTCTTGTCCAACCTCACCAATTTAGAATTGGATATTGAAGTTAACAATGTGTTGCCTAAAGATTTTGTTTCCAAAAAGCTTAGAAGGTACAAAATAACAATACGAGGTAAGGGTTATGGAGatccaataaataaatactcaaGGATTTTCGCGTTTGCCTGTAACTCTACCATCTCCCAAGAAGAATTAGGTGGAATCAATGATGTTGAAGTCTTACACATAGTTAAATCTTCAGATGACGAGGAGGATCTTGATGAAAAGCAAATGCTGCCATTATTTAAGGGGAAG GTTATTTTCACCAATTTGATGGCCTTGAAATTGACCAATATTAGTTTTGGAAAGATTTGGGAGAGTCaactttcaatttcttcttatcaaaatttgacacagtTGATTTTGAAGAGATGTGATAAAATGAAATATGTGTTTCCATTTTTTATAGTCAAAAGCCTCCAACAGCTCAAATACCTTATGATAAAGAAGTGTAAGGTTTTAGAGaagattgttgaagaagaagaaggagcagAAGTGGTTGATTCTATCTTTCCACAGTTAATGAAATTGGAGCTTAGGTTTTTACCAAAACTTACTGTTTTCTATTTAGGAGTAGAAGCTTTGGAATTGCCAATGTTGAATACGTTGAAGATATCATATTGTCCAAACTTCACTTCAACATATCAAAGCTTCCAAGATAATAATGAGGAAGGTGAAGTTCAAGTTTCTGGTTCAAAATCCATTTGCTTGGAGCATAAg ATCAATTCTGATTTGAAGGTATTTCATTTTAAGGATGGTGTGGTATCTATTACTTGGGAGAGTCAATCTAAAACTCTTGAAACCTCCGTCAGAAATCTTTCAGTGAAActacttcaaaattttaacaatttgaaaGTGCTCAAAGTATGTCGCAGCCTatctaaagaaattaaaagccTATTTGATCTTCCATATCTTGAAGTTCTAGATATAGATAGTTGTTACAGAATGATAAGTCTACCGACATTCTCGACTTATTTTCTACCTCTTAAAGTTTTGAAGTTAAGTTATTGTCACGGGTTGATAAAGAGGTTAATAACACCTTCAATGGCTAAAAGCTTGGTGCATTTGAGAGAAATGAGCATATACAGGTGTAATTTGCTAACTGAAGTAGTAGAAGATGAGGCTGATGTAACAACAACTAACATTGGTTTTCACAGTTTGGAGAAGTTGTCACTTAAAAAATTAGACAGTCTTACATGCTTTTGTTCTGGGAATTACTCTTTCAATTTTCCATCTTTGAGAGTGTTAGTTATAAAAGGATGCCTCAATATGAAGACTTTCTGTCTAGGATTCTTAAGCACTCCAAGGTTACACAATGTCAATTATGAGAATGAGCTAGTAGAGATTGGGGAAAATGACTTGAATACAAGTGTACAACAATCACACAAAAAAAGG